The DNA sequence TATGCTGACGGGATGTGAAAATGTTCTCTATCCACTACGCATCATCTCCTCATTCATCCAGATTTCTGTCACCATTCTCTGTATCCTTTTATGTTCAAAATATTTTGCATGGTaatgctattctttttttttaattgtggtcCAGTATGTCTATGCTTAGAAAAATCCTAAATTAAGCAATTATATATTTTCAGATATAAACCGGCACCGACAAGTATTTGTACActtgaaaaacactttaaaatgtatgtcattgcattatatattaaaacatcaaatcaagcggcaattattttaaagaaataaagcaGAGACTCATTCACGAAAACGTTAGGTTTAAAAATAGGTTTAAAAAATaggtttaaaaggaaaaaaacaagtACACTACCGCTCAAAAATCTGGGATtggtaaaattgaaaaaaaaaaatttaaaggtgacatatcatAAAAATCTGACTTTTCCAGGTTTTACGTGCTATAATAATCAGATTCCATGTCTACCAACCAAGGAAATCTGAAACAGATTTacccagtaactttgttttggtaacgtaagcctttttctgcaagcatcaaaaaaaagaaaagaaaaaaaaaagatgtgtctGATGTTGCTAACCCAGTGACGTTGCAAAgggatctcattataatattaccGCCCCTTAATTTGTAAGTTTCCACCCACTGCACCTTCATTTTGATTTCCCAAGGGACAACATGTACTAGATGTAAGGCCATGGCGAAAAGTTTGAGCAAAACTTTTTAACTGTTGTGTCTTTGGCTGCACAGACGAGCACAGAACTTTATTAAGAATCCCAGTCTCAGAGGAGACAAGAGAGCAGTAAgattattgatttatattataaataattttattgtatatCGCTTCTGCCACACAGATATAAACTAAACATGCGATTTATTTACCAGCAGTTTACCTTCACAGACTTAACCAACTTTTTTTGTAACGGATGTGTGTTTTTAACGTTAACTTCTGTGTGAAGGAGAACTTAGTTTAATACTCACATGCTGTGACAGACCTTTTCTGTTCTTCAGGTGTGCACTCAGAAAACCCTATATCAGAAGTTGGTTTAAAACGCATGATTTCAGCGCGATAAACAGTTAACCAGAACCAAAACAGACGTTTTCAGCAGGTCCAAGCTGTAATGGCAgcagctctattctggaaaagggggtggggagcagcagctcatttgcatttaaagagacaggcctGCGAGATAGCGTTTCAGATTCcactcaaaatatgcatttttaaagttatataataaaatatctgtGTGGTATTTTGAGATGAAACTTCAGAGACGcattctggggacaccagagACTTATATTATGTATggtaaaaatatgttttctttaaagtcttaaaaagtaaaaactacttgcaataattatttaaaataaatattttattcaaattatatatatatatatatatatatatatatatatatatatatatatatatacacatacacacacacacgtgaatgTAAttgaatttattcttgtgataaaagctgtattttcagcatcattactccagtcttcagtgtcacatgaaccttcataAAATAGTCTAtgctgcttaagaaatatttcttattcagGATTCTCTGATCAAAAAACGTTGGGGCaactgtcatcattaactcaccccTCCTgtctgcatttctttcttctgtgaaaactaaagaggatattttgaagaacattgaTAACCAGTTTAAGTTCCCATTGAAGCCCTTTGCATTTTTTGTCCCTACCTGTTATtgtcaccaacattcttcaaaataccttcttctATGTTccacagtcatacaggtttggaactacatgagggtgagtcaatgaTGACTAACCCATTGACATCATTACAACGCTATTGAAATCACAGGTGTTTTGCTCCATAACTCTTCTTTCATCAGATGGCATCTTCTTCATCCAGGAGGATTACTTCTACAAACACATCTCTGCTGTGTTTGAATGGTTTCTGTGTGTCAATCTGGAGCTCTATGAACTCAGCTACTTTGTGGAGTTCTACTTTTTCTCCTCATCAATGCTTTCAGTGCTTTTAGcaaagaaagaagaagagaaaacacTCATTATGTCTTAATGTATAAAATCCATCCAGACTCTATGGTATTCATAGTTTTCCTGTTATGGATTCATAatataagacattttaaatgcaaCTTCATTCAAACAGAAGATCTACTCAGGAGACATTTGGAAAATTGTAAAGGGATTGCACATACTTTTCAAGTTGCAATATAATGCACACACTTCCTCTTGAGAATGCAAGCACTGAAATTTACTTTGGAGCAGGATACACAACAGGCACTTTTTACTACTAGTTTCTTCCTAAGCATCTTTACTTTACAAAATTCTGTATCATATAACTACAAGAATACCTtgcaaatgcaatatttgactTTCTGTGAGCAAGAGTAACTTGGTTGGTGCATGTTGCTCAAAAGATTGTTAAGTTTACCTCACACTCTTAATCGAATCAAGTGATAATGATAATGTGGAAATCAATAAAGTGTCACAAGGTGACAAGGTAAGGATAACCCATTTGTAGTCACAGGTTTCTCTCAAATtcaattatttttgcattatacCTTATTAATATGTCAGAACTTCAATTCAGAGACTCTATGGTCAAATTAGGAGGACCATAGCTAAGTGGTCCAGCCACAAAGAGCCGGTGTATTTAGCCTCTGTATCATAGTTGCTATTTAGTTTTATATAGAAGTACTCAGCATTATGAGTTTTCGATGTTAAGATGCACTTATGACAATTAAGTTTACATGAATTTGACTGTTGAAATGTAGTTGTGTTTAATGTTGTAATGCTGCTTAAAATAATCTAGAGATAAACCTCCTGTTGACAAATACCTATAATATTAAGATTCCCTGAAATCTGAATGGTTTAACAGAATAATGGCCAGCTGGATCTtaccaaacacacatacacacacacacacacacacacaggtattaATGCCAGGAGTAATGTACAATAATTAAATGTAAGTACTAACGTTTGAAACACCTGTTCTGTGTAATTCTGACACACCCATTGTGTTTAACTAAGAAAACCACTCTTGTAAGTAATTCACTTGGGCGGGTGAAGCTCCAACTCTTATCGTTGTTTTTCTGTTAATGCTGTTAAACTGGTCAGGTTTAATGGGGTAATCATCTAAAACGTAGTTCCCTTATTGccgtttttattattaaataatgcagTCTGTAAACTACTGGCCATGTAGACTCAACATTTTCACAACCAAATATGACATTAACTTACAATCTGCTTTATGGTAACTTccagagcagggagaggagatgCAGCACAGCTCAACATTCAAAGTCAAGGTGGAGGAGTGAATTTGTTTAGAAAGGTTATGTACACATACTGCTGCAGCTGAGGACTTTGCTCCTGTAGTAAAGAATGAAGTAGAGTTCTGAAAGCAATGAGTCCTAAAACCTGTTCACATTTTTGCACTGTTGAGCCAAAGTCTATGTGTGTGGTAAACACAAGCTCAAGgtattttgactttatattttaCAACATAAAACATATCAGGAAAACTcatgtgatttaattttttgTAGGGGGTTGCTAAAACGGGgctaaataagacaaaaaaagggGTTGTTTCTTCACTCTGAACAAGAAAAATTATCCACTCATTAGTTGGCTTTAACATtcgttgcatttacatttatgatttatgacatttactttttttattagagagagagagcttaGTGATGGCCATGTTAATGTTGTGCAACCTTTTTACTCATGGTGACTGTATCTAGGCTTTAGAATCTATAGAAgctgtgttcatttgtgaagattaccttgataatcaaaatgtatttttattaaataaattaacttatttaaGATTTGTCCACTTTTATTGGCCTCAGAgtttattttctgtaataatCCAAATCCTAGTGGCTTTTTTAATCGAGAGAACCTGCGTGAGGCAAGCTTATGGTTTTGCCTACAAACACATCATACCTGCAGAACTCTATTAGTTTACCTGATTGGTTAAATGTATTTGTGCAGATGACAACACATTACACATTTGTTTAATTTCAAGATAGGTTTGAGTCAAGAGAATAAATATTCAGGAAGAAATGCACATGTTAATGCAAAGCACATAACTTTTACTTTGAAATAAGGTCATATACATCCTGGAATCACAGATAATAAAGATACATTATGAGCAAAATAAATTCACAATGAACATCCTTTCTTCTTTCTCTGATCCAAAGAGTGGGGAAAACTAGAAGATGTCTACAGTATCAATAAGGGGACAGGTGGTAGCAAACCTAAAAGCAAGTATGTCCAGGCATTCACTGAATACACTGGAGGAAAAAGAAAAGTAGTACGGtagtacaaataaacaaaaaaacagcaagcAGTAGTCAACATTGCCAAGAACTTCAAAAAAATAACTGCAAGAAAACAGGAGCTTGATTTTCCCGGTGTTCCTCTCACTACATAGTTCAATTGTAATGCATATCATAAATAGATGAAGAGGAGAAGCACAACTGTTAGATAAGTCTACAAGCAAGATGCCACAATTCCAGCATAGCTGAAAGAATAAATGACCACTCCTCCAAATTCCAAACTTGGAGCGCGACCGAAAGTAATCCTTTACAAACCTTTAAGATAAGTCAGTCTGCAGGAGCCTCTGCAATCACTTCTCATGCCAAACACCTCCAAACAAAGCATGCTAAAACAGTTCGGCCCTATCAATGTCCATGTGGATTAAGTTGTGGGTTTATTTGTTCGTCTGATGGTGAGAAAGAAATGTTAAAGCAAAGAACGGCATGTCTCTTATCTAAGCCTTAGAAACTCTTCAGCTAGTTAAGTCTCGATTAGTCCTTAAAACTCTCCCAAATGACGATAATGATATCAGTAACATCTAGCTCAACTCATACAGCGTTATCTGATGCGGTCCTCTCTCAGGTCTAGACAAGTAGACGTCCCTGATCCACACTGCAACGGTGCCGATCATTTCAGGCTGGAGAGcactacatttacatatttgacttttttttttttttttttttacattttcttaaaaaggaAGGACACTACAGTTGTTGACAACTCAAAAGTATTAATGTGATGTAAATTTGGAATTTTATAAACCTACAATGAGTTGAAATGAGTTTTCTTCAAACGGAGTACATGTTCTTTGTTGTAGAGCCACTTTTGCTAGAGGTGTCGTCATGTGACTGGTATCCGATGAGCATTTTGATTGGGAGACTCAAACGCTCTTTGTATTGTTGCCTAAAGGGGAAGAACAACAGATTTCGCATCACAATGAAGGCATCAGTACAGAAACTGCTAGATATCAGCATATTTAGATCAAATATCAGCTGAACAACACATCTCGGGTTGGATTTCTTTATTCAAaaaagatacattaaattgataaagacattaataatttttcaaaagatctatattctatttatcaaagaattctaaaaaatatatcacatttaccacaaccgttttcaattatgataataataagaaatgtttcttgagcgcaATATCAAGATTTTTGAAGTAtcatgaaaattcagctttaaaatcacaggaataaattactttaaaaaatgacCACTTATTCTAAATtgcactaatatttcacaatattgctgtttttactgtatttttcatcaaataattgcagccttggggagcatgttctttcaaaatgtcACAATATTGTTTCCCAAATTTTGAACCGTAGTTATTTCTGGAAACATTTAATTTGCTTCAACTTGtactttacatttttcaacaATATGTATGTCCTAGTGGGAGTTAAACAAAGTAAGCCACATACCCTATTGTCATGATGGCGTCTCTGTTCTGGCAGTTGCCCGTCCAGATGGATATTTTATCCCCCTTTGGCCTGACATTGACCACAGCTCCACACACGTCTTCACTGGCCTCATCAAAGATTTCTCCGATTAAACACAACAGCTGCAAACCACACGGACAGACAGTATGAGGTTGACATCACAAACTGAGCTGTCCACTtatttgggaagtcgtggcctaatggtgagagagtttgactcctaaccctatggttgtgggttcgagtcttgggccggcaattccacaactgaggtgcctttgagcaaggcaatgaaccccaactgctcccctggcgccgcagcataaatggctgcacactgctctgggtgtgtgttcacagtgtgtgtgtgttcactgctgtgtgtgtgtgcactttggatgggttaaatgcagagcatgaattcggAGTATgagtcactatacttggctgtgtCATGTCATGTGAAAAAGCTAAACTCTTACGGTCTCCATCCAGAAGCGGTCAAGGTCATTGTGTCGTTGCTGTTTGTTGAGGGTCATTAACCATCTTCCTCCGAGTTTATTCCTGTCATCTTCCCACATGGGTTTAATACCATCCTGGGACATACAAAATAATCcagtgttttgtcattattactGACTCTCTATCAGCATGCAGATAATGAAATAAGCAGTGACATGGCCAGAGTGATGCCCGCAGTATTTCAGAAAGTTTTGCAATATAATGTTTGGTTAATAATCAACCACACATTTCAGTTTGGCCATATACGGTCACACACTTTCTCATCTTACCTTAAATAAAGAGTAGTCACATCCAAATCCAAGTTTACTGGGCTGCTGTATGTGATTGTATAATCTGAGGAGTGTAATGACATGGTGTCAAGTCAAATCCATCATGATCTGCCACTCAGAGTTTCAAGCTTTGTTAGAAGGAAAAAAGTGCCGATAATGTGACTTCAATACAAGACAAGGAAAAACACTTACGCCCAGAAATCTTCTACCGTGTCAAACTTGGAGATAAGACGCAGATTTTCTGTCCAACTTTTGCTCTTGTCATTTTTGAAATACCACAGAGCCCATCTACAGGGACGTAAATAAGGACAGTGAGCACAGGTCTCTTTGGGTCACTCCTTTAATATTTATGCAGAAGCTTTCAACGAGAGGACTCATACTGTCAAACCATGGCTGAACAACAAAATTAGAAATATTACTGGTTACAGTGTTATTATAGAGTATAGTATAAACTGATCATGTGACTCTGTATAGATGGTAAGAAGTTCTACTGCTGCTTTAGATCATCTTGAATCAGGTTGGAGAACATGATTGAAACCTGTGGAGTTCATGCAGCTTGAACGTTGATGTCACTCAAGCTAATACTAGTCCTTCTCAAATTCAGCTTTCTTTTTCAACTAAACTTTTCAATCAAAGTGTTCTACTGATGAATCAAACTACTGATAATACAAAATTGATAAGAATTGTTTCTCGAGAaggaaatcagtatattagaagggtttctgaaggatcatgtgaagctgaaaaattaagctttgcattacaggaatgaaatacattttttattacattaaaataaaaacaattattttaaattgtaatcgtATTTCCGTTTTCACTTTTTTGcagtaaaataaatgcagccttggtgagcataagacacttcttcCAAAAACATCTAGTGCATAAAAAGAACAAAAGTGAATTTTCACCTTCAACAATGATTCATTCTATCCAGAAGTATAAAAGAAAAAGGGCAGAGAAACAATGCAGCTCCACTAAACTAAAACTCCTATTGTTATGGGTTATAATAAGAGGATGATGaaaccagcagagagagagagagagctggggaTCTGACAGATGCACCTCATCACAGATACTGCAGGGATATCTGTACTGTAGCCTTGACCTGTGCTGAACTTTGAACTTTTGGTTATCTAACTATGaactaaaaggaaaaaaaataattctgaaaatgacTGCCTTGCAATACAAGCTGAAATGTAAATGCTGCAGTCTATCTTTCAGTAGACAGCTTTG is a window from the Carassius gibelio isolate Cgi1373 ecotype wild population from Czech Republic chromosome A13, carGib1.2-hapl.c, whole genome shotgun sequence genome containing:
- the LOC128026405 gene encoding eukaryotic translation initiation factor 4E-like isoform X2: MATSEPRGTENEEGCADSPATAAVMSPEQYIKHPLQNRWALWYFKNDKSKSWTENLRLISKFDTVEDFWALYNHIQQPSKLGFGCDYSLFKDGIKPMWEDDRNKLGGRWLMTLNKQQRHNDLDRFWMETLLCLIGEIFDEASEDVCGAVVNVRPKGDKISIWTGNCQNRDAIMTIGQQYKERLSLPIKMLIGYQSHDDTSSKSGSTTKNMYSV
- the LOC128026405 gene encoding eukaryotic translation initiation factor 4E-like isoform X1 — its product is MATSEPVRGSGFLSFRASRRPEMRGTENEEGCADSPATAAVMSPEQYIKHPLQNRWALWYFKNDKSKSWTENLRLISKFDTVEDFWALYNHIQQPSKLGFGCDYSLFKDGIKPMWEDDRNKLGGRWLMTLNKQQRHNDLDRFWMETLLCLIGEIFDEASEDVCGAVVNVRPKGDKISIWTGNCQNRDAIMTIGQQYKERLSLPIKMLIGYQSHDDTSSKSGSTTKNMYSV